The stretch of DNA GTGCGGTCTGGGCCGAACCGGACGACTCTGGGCACACGACAAGGTGCATCCCGATATCCTTACCATGGCCAAGGCGCTGGGCAACGGATTCCCCATTGGCGCCACCATGGTGACTGAGGCTGTGGCCGACAAGATTGCCATTGGCGACCACGGCACCACCTACGGAGGTAACCCTCTGGCGTCTCGAGTGGGCCACTATGTGCTGAGCCAGGTGGCCAGCAAGGAGGTGCTTGACAATGTGAAGAAGGTGAGCCAGCAGATTCGAGACGCAGTTGCCGAGGTCCAGGAGGAGTTCCCTGAGCTCATCACCGAGGTGCGAGGAGACGGTCTGCTGCTCGGAATCCAGTTCAGCAAGGATCCTTCCAaggttgttgctgctgctagAGAGaatggtcttcttgtcatCACCGCCGGAACTAACACCGTTCGACTGGTCCCTGCGCTTAACATTGACCAGGAGGCGGTTACCGAGGGtctggagattctcaagaaggcgATCCGAGACAATGCCAAGGACTTGTAAGCCACTTTaggaggtggtggtcgCAAGGCCGACTAGGCTAATGAGGAGAAAAAATCATCCTCCTCTACACCCAGGACTACTGAGTTGACATTCTCTGCGGACACGAGGGATCAGCGTGGTCATGAAAGGGGTCCAAAAGCTCACCTGTCTCCAGTCTGGTTCTCAGCCCCATATAGAAAGTAATACGTGAATGAAAATTGTTCCGAGATTGGAAACGGGGAGGGACATGGATAATTCTGCTATTGCGGTaacatggtggtggtatcCATGTCTGTAGAGTGTTAGTGTGATTGGCTAgtctttctctctctctaaAGATGAGATGCGACGGGTCTGAGGGGACAGAACTCCATTGTTGATAGAAGCACGAGAGCAGTGTAGACCACCTTTACGACCTGGTTGAACCTGCTTTTCAGGCCGAGGATCTTCACTTTTGGAAGACGGCTGTTCGTGACTTGAAGGGGAAAGCTCTGGACACCTGCCTGAAAATCTACCATCAGCTTCCCTAAGACACCGACGAAACGCGCACCGTCGGAGACATGTTGACGGGATGGTGTCACAAGACGTGAAATGTGGCATATCTGGATAAACAAGATGAGAAGTAATCTCTGCCAGAGTAATATTACCCAGAATGTACTCTACGCCTTCCTTCAAAGAGTCATCTAAACGGAGTTTTGGTCACGTCAACGGTGGACAATTCTAGTAGTATGTATACTATATATCTTGTCTCGTACTCTCAACAAGACTTTGTCGGCGCTGGTTCTCGATATCACTTGTCTGGAGCTCACCATTCTCCATATGAGATTTGGGTCCACCGTTGGCGAAGAAACGCTCCTTGAATGGAGACACTTGGCGTACTTGCTGGTATCAATAGTTGAGTAAAAATGGGACGTCTTTCTGTCATTAGGCCACGCAATATATATGAAGTGCTCGTTTGGAGCTGGTCATATAGGGCTACCAACTGGGTTGAAGGATGAAGGGTTGAAGGTTGAAGGGTTGAAGGTTGAAGGGTTGAAGGGTTGAAGGGTTGAAGAGTTGAAGGAAGAGCGGTACGAGTGCAAGGAAGAGCGAAAGCGAGAATTTTCGAGTTGTGCGAATGACTCTGAATGAGTAGTGAATCTGCCCGTATATTCTACGTTAGTCAGAGTCAGTCAGGCTGGTACTgtaagtacatactgtactgccTAGATTTTCCCCCGTCGAGTCTCAATTAAATAATGTCAGCTGGAGGCCGTGATCTCGTGTTCCTGGAGTAAAGCAGCCTGGAGTAAAGCAGCACCTGAGAGACAATTACTTGGAGTTTTACCCTTGACCGTTCAGTCACCACGAAATCATGAATCACTTTTGTTCTTCAGCAGCGGACAAAATGTGAATTCACTGGTCCCACTCTTGCTCAACTAGTGCCCGGTTTCGTCACTATACCCCCGACAGTTTTTTAATCGTCCATTATCTATACGTTTTTGTACCGTGAATTCAGCGTTCACAATGTGTAGACAGAGCTTTCAAGCCATCACTCTTGAATGAGACAGTCACAAGACCACCCTGAAGACGTGGCAAATCACCTTGTAATCATTGGTCTCGACCTAAGTACTAGGTACAGTCTTTCATCCCCAATCCACCAAGCAACCAATCCACCTGCAACCAATCCACTTCAATAAAAATCCTTTTCCCTCCGTTTTAAGATAGATGCACTTGATATCAGCCACTCAGCAAGCCTCTTGTGTCCATCGGTGTTACCCTTCTCATTGTCCATGTCACGTACTAACTAGCTGCTTGAGGTTCTTCCTCCAACGTCAAACGAGCCTTGTTCTCGATCTCGATCCCTAGCCATGTCCCAATGTCGAAACACGAGCTACACTCATGTTTATGCCCCCTTGAGTCCTCCAATTACCGTCTCCACGCAGGCTCTCCACTAACGCCCCCCTGagtctggctctggcttcTTCCCAGCTGTCTTAGCTTCTCCCTCATTCTGTCGTTGCCTGGGTTACCGTttgctcctccaccatTGCCCTGCGCCGGGCGTCCGTACGCTGTCTGTGCTCCATAAGCCGTTTGACCTCCGTACTGCTGTTGAGGATAGTTGTACTGAGACTGTTGCTGAGGAGCGCGGTTCACCTCAGCCGAAGAGCCTCGTCGAGCGTAAATATCTTGTAGAGAAGAAGGCGTGGAAGACACAGAGGGCCGTTTCGAGTATTGCccttgctgctgttgctgactCTGTCCATAGGGGTTGTTTTGATTCTGGTTCTGATACTGCGACAAATCGGTATGTTCCGACCCGGGAGGCTCCAGCCAATCAGGAACAGAACCCGTCTTGGTGGCGTAGAACTTGACAAGCGACTGGTGAACGACGGTCGAAGTCTCAGTCTCTCCGTCCTGATCAGTGGAAGACGACACCGAGAGAGCAGACATGCTCATATTGACACCGCCGAAATCCTTCATTCGAGACCACACGCCCCGGCCCTTGTCCACGGGCGCCTTTGTGTTGCTGGTGTAGTAGGACATGGTAGTTAATGAGTGtagtgttggtggtgatgttaCTATTAACTTGACGATGAATGGGTGACGCCGTATGGTGTGGGGGTGTGTGCGAGtttggtcatgtgattttTGAACACCATATTGTGATCATATTAAAGTTCAATTGGTACCAATCGAATCCTCTCGGTGTCCTAATCTCAGTTacaacacaaacatgtcCTTATAACTACTCCGCAGCCCTCTCTGACGGACTGAAATCCTTCCTCTCTCATTCATCCTATTAATAGGGGTTTATGCCAAATTAAGGTTGTGATGACGTTTATCGCTTATTTAAGGTTCGGCTATTTTTTTGTCAGGGTTAGTAAGCGAAATACCGAGATATAGATTTCAGGATGGGATTGTCAAAAGTGATCATATCGAGCAATGGAAAGTACCGTTGATATTCTGAGGTTTTCAGCTGACCAATGGTAGTAATTCCAAACTGATTGGGTCAATAGTGCCGGTGGGAGATGACACTCATTGGTCGACTCCAAGTCTCGAACGCTGTGAGCTGTATTATGGTACGAGTGCGCGCTACACCACGATATTGTAGCATGGGTATTTGTGTCTGGTTTGCCAAAGTTCGACTTATAACGACTGCGGTTTTTCAAGAGATAGAAATTCAATACAATTTCCATTGGCACGATTGCAATAGTTCAAGGAGTATGTATGTTGTTTCAGAATCAACATCTGGCAATTTGTAGTAAATCTAACTGAACTCTGGGTATTGGACCGCTGTATATTGGAagctcttctccttggttTTGTATCTCTTTTTTGAGACTTCCATATAATTATGTATAAATAAAACCAGTTTTGGTCGATTTGTGAGCATTCCACAATGAGCAGCACTCTCATCGTCGATCCACGGCCATATCAAGTGAATAGTTGATGCAAGCTCAAAGAGATGGAGTtgcctacttgtaggaaATGCGCGGTGAAAGCATTCTGGAAGTAGAAAGAtacagtacctacagtaAAAGAACAATTAGcgtacgtactgtactcgtactcgtaacTTCCTAACGTTCAGCCCTGGATATCCTCAATAGAACCCTCCATACCACTCGTCTAAAAGATGATAGAACCATCTCACGAAGAGCTCTAACATCCAGATAATGACCATTTAACACCTTGTTTTGATACACAGGTGTGCCAATGCTGGTGATCTATATGTGAGTTGAGCCCCGTAGTCCATTGCCAACAAATCTACAGACCCCATCACCTTGGCACCTCAAGATAACCACCCGAACCTCCTCATCATGGTGCGTCAAATGATACCGTATACTATAgaggtactgtaccttaCAGAATACGTAAGTATGTGCTGATAAATCGACTCTCATCGCGGATACCTTCTctaccctaacccaaaCTCTGATCTTGTCATCCCCCTTTGCTGTATAACAGTCTGGGCAATGCAAGTTCATGTGGGGGTGTTGGCGGATGGCTATAAAGTCGGCTTTGAGAGGATCAAGGGTTAGGATCATATAGAGCAGGGTTTGGGATTCTGCTGGTGTCGTTTGGTTCCATCTGTCTACTGTCGACGTCCTTTTGAAGTGTCTTCCTTTTCCTTTGACACTTTTCGAAGCACATGGAAGGCTGTAAAAACCTTATCGAGGGGTGAAATTTcagtgaaaaaaatatagTGGCGGATTTGAGTGTGTTGCAGGGCTCGTATGGAGAAAAGGGAGGCAATGTTGGAATcggcgtcacgtgattgttCGATTGGTCGTTTTAGAATTCGGAAAAGCTGCGAATCGGCGAATTCGACTCGGTCCACGTTCGTCATGCACTATGACCCATACTTGGGGTTTGGTCTCGATGTCAATAGTATATGATTGAGGTACGATATTGGAATAATGATACCGGCAATCGACTTCAACGAGCGAGAAGACCCCATTGAGAGGTTTAACTGGACCAAAAGTCGCATTTTCCAGCCAGCTCCGTTATCGGCAGAAACACATGGAAGACGATAGAGTTTCGATAGGTGAGTGGAGCAGCGCTGGAAATGGTGGTCTATAGCAGGGGGTACAGGCAAGAGGTGAGATCCGGAATAATGGCAATCGCTTTGGAAGGCTCGAATTAGTCAGCATTGAAAAGCTCAACCTGATATATTAGCCAGATCACCAGAAATGGAGTTGCTTCTGTGTTCATCCCATGATAACCGCACACAGAGGAGAATTATAGAGATGACTCCTACAGGATGCAATAATGGAGATAATCGAAAAAAGATACTACCAAACAAATCTGTAGACTCGAAATATCCATTCCAGCTTCTAAAACCCATCTCAAACTGTCCATCACACCCACACATCCCACCCTTCCACCATACGTCACCATACACTGTGCCAAACCTTATGCCAGAGTACATAATGACTCACCCATCCTCTTTCTACCCTCCTTCCAACTATACAACTATACAAAATGGCCGCCAAACAAGTTCTTCTGCTCGGCTCCGGCTTTGTTGCCAAGCCCACTGTCGATATTCTCGCTGCCACTGACGGCATTGAGGTCACTGTCGCCTGTCGAACTCttgacaaggccaaggcccTTGCTGGCGAtgtggccaaggccaagtctGTGGACGTTGAGAACCCCGAGTCCCTCGATGCCGCCATTGCCGAGTGTGATCTGGTCATCTCGCTGATCCCCTACATCCACCACGCCACTGTCATCAAGTCTGCCATCAAGCACAAGAAGAACGTCGTCACCACATCCTACGTGTCCCCCGCCATCcaggctctggagcaggaggccaaggacgccgGCATTGTTGTCATGAACGAGATCGGTCTTGACCCCGGTATCGACCATTTGTACGCCGTCAAGACCATTGACGAGGTCCACCGAGCTGGCGGAAAGATCAAGTCTTTCCTGTCCTACTGTGGAGGTCTTCCTTCCCCCGAGGACTCCGACAACCCGCTCGGATACAAGTTCTCGTGGTCTTCCCGAGGAGttctgctggctctgcGAAACGCCGCCAAGTTCTACAAGGACGGCAAGATCGAGGAGGTGTCTGGCGAGGACCTCATGACCCTGGCCAAGCCCTACTTCATCTACCCCGGCTACGCCTTTGTCTGCTACCCTAACCGAGACTCTTCTCCCT from Yarrowia lipolytica chromosome 1D, complete sequence encodes:
- a CDS encoding uncharacterized protein (Compare to YALI0D22891g, similar to Saccharomyces cerevisiae LYS9 (YNR050C); ancestral locus Anc_6.376, highly similar to uniprot|P38999 Saccharomyces cerevisiae YNR050C Saccharopine dehydrogenase [NADP L- glutamate forming] (EC 1.5.1.10) (Saccharopine reductase)), with the protein product MAAKQVLLLGSGFVAKPTVDILAATDGIEVTVACRTLDKAKALAGDVAKAKSVDVENPESLDAAIAECDLVISLIPYIHHATVIKSAIKHKKNVVTTSYVSPAIQALEQEAKDAGIVVMNEIGLDPGIDHLYAVKTIDEVHRAGGKIKSFLSYCGGLPSPEDSDNPLGYKFSWSSRGVLLALRNAAKFYKDGKIEEVSGEDLMTLAKPYFIYPGYAFVCYPNRDSSPYKERYEIPEADTIIRGTLRFQGFPEFIKVLVDLGFLSDDNVETFAVGSKPAWKDALAAQVGAKGNSEEEIIAAISSKTKFKDEDDKERIINGFRWLGLFSDTPITARGNPLDTLCATLEEKMQFGPRERDMVMLQHKFGIEWADGKTETRTSTLVAYGNPDKYSAMAELVGVPCAVAVKQVLNGTISTPGILAPVNPAINGPLIKELKEDYGIELIEKTL
- a CDS encoding uncharacterized protein (Compare to YALI0D22869g, no similarity); translated protein: MSYYTSNTKAPVDKGRGVWSRMKDFGGVNMSMSALSVSSSTDQDGETETSTVVHQSLVKFYATKTGSVPDWLEPPGSEHTDLSQYQNQNQNNPYGQSQQQQQGQYSKRPSVSSTPSSLQDIYARRGSSAEVNRAPQQQSQYNYPQQQYGGQTAYGAQTAYGRPAQGNGGGANGNPGNDRMREKLRQLGRSQSQTQGGVSGEPAWRR